Proteins encoded together in one Miscanthus floridulus cultivar M001 chromosome 16, ASM1932011v1, whole genome shotgun sequence window:
- the LOC136512157 gene encoding anaphase-promoting complex subunit 10-like: MESDAEEEAAATPAAAGAPGAGRLKGSPELTVDADMREMAKTAAWSVSSCKAGNGVAALRDDNLDTYWQSDGAQPHLVNIQFQKKVQLQLVVLYVDFKLDESYTPSKISIRAGDGFHNLKEIKTVELAKPVGWVHISLSGADPRETFIHTFMLQIAVLSNHLNGRDTHVRQIKIYGPRPNPVPAQPFHFTSREFITYSTIR, translated from the exons ATGGAATCCGACgccgaggaggaggcggcggcgaccccggcggcggcgggggcaccAGGCGCTGGGCGGCTGAAAGGGAGCCCGGAGCTGACTGTGGACGCGGACATGCGGGAGATGGCGAAGACGGCCGCGTGGAGCGTCAGTTCCTGCAAGGCCGGCAACGGCGTCGCGGCACTGCGCGACGACAACCTCGACACCTACTGGCA GTCTGATGGGGCGCAGCCGCACCTGGTGAACATCCAGTTCCAGAAGAAGGTGCAGCTGCAG CTTGTTGTGCTCTACGTGGATTTCAAGCTCGACGAGAGCTACACGCCGAGCAAGATCTCCATCCGGGCCGGGGATGGCTTCCACAACCTCAAG GAGATTAAAACTGTGGAGCTTGCAAAGCCAGTTGGGTGGGTGCATATATCATTATCCGGGGCTGATCCACG AGAAACATTCATTCACACATTTATGCTCCAAATTGCGGTTTTATCCAATCATCTGAACGGGAGGGATACTCATGTCCGACAGATCAAGATCTACGGACCAAGACC GAATCCTGTTCCCGCCCAGCCATTTCATTTCACTTCCAGGGAGTTCATCACATACTCTACTATTAGATGA
- the LOC136511215 gene encoding uncharacterized protein, with the protein MAPASNQFGVSDSSSSDGGFSITPASSAAIQGISIRHHVPVILVMDEGNYDQWRHFFDSTLGKFRLESHIYSTTPDDDRDGEWRRVDHCVVNWILATVSKGVFDIVRRDRHDAFSLWHAVEGLFQDNEMQRAVYLETEPRSLQQGDMSINAYCTKLKRTADQLRDIGHPISEPSQVLNLLRGLNPRYRYVKPVITSKYPPHTFQTARSFLILEELSAEHDANAESSQALAATHGDISNASSNSASSVHKDGSSSSTNNGRSNNSGNGRSNNR; encoded by the coding sequence ATGGCGCCTGCCTCCAACCAATTCGGCGTCTCCGACTCCTCATCATCCGATGGGGGCTTCTCCATCACGCCTGCTTCGTCCGCCGCCATCCAAGGGATCTCGATCCGCCATCATGTCCCTGTCATCCTCGTCATGGACGAGGGAAATTACGACCAATGGCGGCACTTCTTTGACTCCACTCTCGGCAAGTTCAGGCTCGAGAGCCACATCTACTCCACCACCCCTGATGATGACCGCGATGGCGAGTGGCGCAGGGTGGATCACTGCGTCGTCAACTGGATCCTCGCCACCGTCTCCAAAGGCGTGTTCGACATCGTCCGTCGCGATCGCCACGACGCGTTCTCGCTGTGGCACGCCGTCGAGGGGCTGTTCCAGGACAACGAGATGCAGCGCGCCGTCTACCTGGAAACCGAACCGCGTTCCCTGCAGCAAGGGGACATGTCCATCAATGCCTACTGCACCAAGCTCAAGCGGACCGCCGACCAACTCCGCGACATCGGCCATCCTATCTCCGAGCCAAGCCAGGTGCTCAATCTTCTCCGCGGCCTCAATCCCCGGTACCGCTACGTCAAGCCGGTGATCACGTCGAAGTACCCGCCGCACACCTTCCAGACCGCGCGCTCCTTCCTCATCCTCGAGGAGCTCAGCGCGGAACACGATGCCAACGCGGAGTCCAGCCAGGCACTTGCTGCGACTCATGGCGACATCAGCAACGCCTCCTCCAACTCGGCGTCTAGCGTCCACAAGGACGGATCCTCCTCCTCAACCAACAACGGCCGCTCCAACAACAGCGGCAATGGCCGTTCCAACAACCGTTAG